The following are encoded together in the Saliniramus fredricksonii genome:
- the chrA gene encoding chromate efflux transporter: MNDDKAAQVTGASGSGSGSVGEVFAAFGKLGLTAFGGPIAHLGYFRDEFVTRRKWLDEKGYADLVALSQFLPGPASSQVGFALGLMRAGPAGAAAAFLAFTLPSALIMIAFAHGAFIFAGPVGAGIIDGLKIVAVAIIAHAVWGMARQLCPDRTRAGIALGAVLIALIPAGAYMQVLAIAVGALLGLVLSREPRGETGSALPFAVSRATGVVCLAAFATLLIGLPLVNAAGAPQGIALFDSFYRAGALVFGGGHVVLPLLEAETVRTGWIDADTFLAGYGAAQALPGPLFTFAAYLGAAIEPIPGIGANGVFGAMIALAAIFLPGFLLLVGVIPFWNAFRARPAAQALMRGANAAVVGILGAALYTPVFTSAVIGPGSFALALTCFLLLMVWKLPPWGVVIVAAIGGALMGAV; the protein is encoded by the coding sequence ATGAATGACGACAAGGCGGCGCAGGTGACCGGTGCCAGCGGGAGCGGATCGGGGAGCGTCGGCGAAGTCTTCGCTGCCTTTGGCAAGCTGGGGCTGACCGCCTTTGGCGGGCCGATCGCGCATCTGGGCTATTTCCGTGACGAATTCGTCACACGCCGCAAATGGCTGGATGAAAAGGGCTATGCCGATCTCGTCGCACTGAGCCAGTTCCTCCCCGGCCCGGCATCAAGCCAGGTCGGCTTCGCGCTGGGGTTGATGCGGGCGGGTCCAGCGGGCGCAGCGGCGGCGTTTCTCGCCTTCACCCTGCCCTCGGCGCTAATCATGATCGCCTTCGCCCATGGCGCCTTCATATTCGCCGGACCGGTCGGCGCCGGCATCATCGACGGGCTGAAGATCGTCGCAGTGGCCATCATCGCGCATGCGGTCTGGGGCATGGCGCGCCAGCTCTGTCCGGATCGCACCCGCGCTGGGATCGCGCTCGGCGCGGTGCTGATCGCCCTCATCCCGGCGGGCGCGTATATGCAGGTGCTGGCCATCGCTGTCGGCGCCTTGCTCGGTCTCGTCCTGAGCCGCGAGCCGCGCGGCGAGACCGGCAGCGCCCTCCCCTTCGCCGTGTCGCGCGCCACAGGCGTTGTCTGCCTCGCCGCCTTCGCAACCCTGCTGATCGGCCTTCCGCTCGTGAACGCCGCAGGCGCGCCGCAGGGGATCGCGCTGTTCGATTCGTTTTATCGCGCCGGCGCGCTCGTCTTCGGCGGCGGCCATGTCGTACTGCCGCTGCTCGAAGCGGAGACCGTCCGCACCGGCTGGATCGACGCGGACACATTCCTCGCCGGATACGGTGCGGCACAGGCCCTGCCCGGCCCGCTCTTCACCTTCGCCGCCTATCTCGGCGCCGCCATCGAGCCGATACCAGGCATCGGAGCGAACGGCGTTTTTGGGGCGATGATCGCGCTCGCAGCGATTTTCCTGCCCGGGTTCCTGCTGCTGGTCGGGGTGATTCCGTTCTGGAACGCCTTCCGCGCGCGCCCTGCCGCGCAGGCGCTGATGCGCGGCGCCAATGCCGCCGTGGTGGGGATCCTGGGTGCTGCGCTCTACACGCCGGTCTTCACCAGTGCCGTGATCGGGCCGGGCTCCTTCGCGCTCGCGCTCACCTGTTTCCTGCTGCTCATGGTCTGGAAGCTGCCGCCCTGGGGCGTCGTTATCGTCGCCGCGATCGGTGGCGCGCTGATGGGCGCGGTGTGA
- a CDS encoding formate dehydrogenase accessory sulfurtransferase FdhD gives MKKIFPDPSDPRLTRPVTGRDHTGAEVTIRVVEERPLTIFLNSREIVTAMTIGDYPEYLALGFLRNQGMLKIDDVVTGVDYDDDLEVVVVRTETETDFEEKLQKKTRTSGCAVGTVFGDMMEGLDGLTLPETPLRTSWLYALARQINTMPSLYLEAGAIHGTVLCRGDAPLVYMEDVGRHNAVDKIAGWMLMHGESAGDKLLYTTGRLTSEMVIKTAMMGIPALASRSGFTAWGVEIARQVGLTLIGRMRGQRFVCLSGEERLIRDADPASAPEEERKHRRKGARKESGVE, from the coding sequence ATGAAAAAGATCTTCCCCGACCCGTCCGATCCCCGCCTCACGCGTCCCGTCACCGGGCGCGATCATACCGGTGCGGAAGTCACCATCCGCGTGGTCGAGGAGCGCCCGCTCACCATCTTTCTCAACAGCCGCGAGATCGTCACGGCGATGACGATCGGCGATTACCCGGAATATCTGGCGCTGGGCTTCCTGCGCAACCAGGGCATGCTCAAGATCGACGATGTGGTCACCGGGGTGGACTACGACGACGACCTCGAAGTGGTGGTGGTGCGCACGGAGACCGAGACCGATTTCGAGGAAAAGCTGCAAAAGAAGACCCGCACCTCCGGCTGCGCCGTCGGCACCGTCTTCGGCGACATGATGGAGGGGCTGGACGGGCTCACCCTGCCTGAAACGCCGCTGCGCACCAGTTGGCTCTACGCGCTCGCCAGACAGATCAACACCATGCCGAGCCTCTATCTGGAAGCAGGCGCGATCCACGGCACGGTGCTCTGCCGGGGCGACGCGCCGCTCGTCTATATGGAAGATGTCGGTCGACACAACGCTGTCGACAAGATCGCCGGCTGGATGCTGATGCATGGCGAGAGTGCCGGGGACAAGCTTCTCTACACGACGGGCCGGCTGACCTCCGAGATGGTGATCAAGACGGCGATGATGGGCATTCCCGCGCTCGCCTCGCGTTCCGGCTTCACCGCCTGGGGCGTCGAGATTGCCCGACAGGTCGGGCTGACTCTGATCGGGCGCATGCGCGGGCAACGCTTCGTCTGCCTCTCCGGCGAGGAGCGGCTGATCCGCGACGCGGATCCCGCCAGCGCGCCGGAAGAGGAGCGCAAGCATCGGCGCAAGGGCGCGCGTAAGGAAAGCGGCGTCGAATGA
- a CDS encoding substrate-binding domain-containing protein: protein MLVALPLATPAQAQDFITVASTTSTENSGLFDHILPLFQEETGIEVRVVAQGTGQALETGRRGDADVVFVHARELEEAFVADGFGVERLDVMYNDFVIVGPGADPAGLEGADDAASAMAAIAEAEAPFASRGDDSGTHVAEMNLWKAAGVAPEGQWYLSTGSGMGATLNTAAQVPAYALTDRATWLSFANRGSLEIVFEGDPVLFNPYGIILVDPERHPHVKAQQGQAFIDWVVSQAGQEAIAGYTIDGEQLFFPLAD from the coding sequence ATGCTGGTGGCGCTGCCGCTCGCCACCCCCGCACAGGCCCAGGACTTCATCACCGTGGCCTCGACCACCTCGACCGAGAATTCCGGCCTGTTCGATCATATCCTGCCGCTTTTCCAGGAAGAGACCGGGATCGAGGTCCGTGTCGTCGCGCAAGGCACCGGGCAGGCGCTTGAGACCGGGCGCCGGGGCGACGCGGATGTCGTCTTCGTCCATGCCCGTGAGCTCGAGGAGGCCTTCGTTGCCGACGGTTTCGGCGTGGAGCGCCTCGACGTGATGTATAACGACTTCGTCATCGTCGGTCCGGGCGCGGATCCCGCCGGGCTGGAGGGTGCCGATGATGCGGCTTCGGCCATGGCTGCGATCGCTGAGGCCGAGGCGCCCTTCGCCTCGCGTGGTGACGACAGCGGCACGCATGTGGCGGAGATGAACCTGTGGAAGGCCGCCGGTGTCGCACCGGAGGGTCAATGGTATCTCTCCACCGGCTCCGGCATGGGCGCGACCCTGAACACCGCCGCCCAGGTGCCCGCCTACGCCCTGACCGATCGCGCCACCTGGCTCTCCTTCGCCAATCGCGGATCGCTGGAGATCGTCTTCGAGGGTGATCCGGTGCTGTTCAACCCCTACGGCATCATTCTCGTCGATCCCGAACGCCATCCGCACGTCAAGGCGCAGCAGGGGCAGGCCTTCATCGACTGGGTGGTCTCGCAGGCGGGGCAGGAGGCGATCGCGGGTTATACCATCGATGGTGAGCAGTTGTTCTTCCCGCTTGCCGATTGA